In Danaus plexippus chromosome 17, MEX_DaPlex, whole genome shotgun sequence, one DNA window encodes the following:
- the LOC116771254 gene encoding uncharacterized protein LOC116771254, whose protein sequence is MSEGGAVLEAAARGDAGRVASLLRAGEAHHTDENGCSALQRAAADGHVEVVRVLLQHGADPLQRDIVHGNTAIHEAAWKGYSRTVGLLSRSVGSVVCRNAAGFTPLHLAAQNGHNQSARELLLAGANPDIQNNYGDTSLHTAARYGHAGVTRILISAQCQVSEQNKNGDTALHIAAAMGRRKLTRILLEAGCDKSIKNHQGETARDIAMRKGLDEIIHILNTPVAKQNKKKEKHRDKSRERTIDEPDDGKKRDKSKDKKKRSVHFETPPQVQWSPYGCHYYPDPKYFPKPKLNSLPTEPLKKGEQYYLDLAGNIKKGPIGAGYTCYCAPFFKHMEDKLNEDKNDLKRHIDRAHEKLDQKVTDLEMKTQGKISELTRFMAAERAMCKERHKHLELWLTRGMTYRASERVKKLDFSPKGSLDIPTIKRTRSLELLDANNEDWNNVNRIIRDLNENAEQCETIAKELDYKATSRSTDGLDTQTPSSPRRKNILKNSRSSDQLDAGPSRSSRSSHSAHINNNDPQDTAENYGNSNRVSISQSPETICNERFMTTSQQLLTNSLDVNKGLPAHGPQTPEGNIDHFELQNESRWKSQVLQKTADDVRKRVMFEKETSNVQRNKNLDISQDGYIKITNPEYREDKIDREPRKSVLELVAEVEHQQKCTSPERPPLPKKKIEKEVPVSSTQPSQVVLKMPQQPLRPAPALKEKPPKSKRFSLHNLIPFPTRKTFQTPPKQNENNSESSDEEDAPIRSINQPGPMKNTNLLQTLPLPNYEMVSTSQPPALPTQTHNYPHDIRMIPKDAYFHDISNRKNDPYKTIDNGLPYLPGQYDYEPGPVQNQIRGRNRNPIYQTGVFSAMMQDHIIREIERIPHKYGDRLDQDTEIEIANRGHYRGYDNDPSMYYTEHSLHGLQSLAINTNITETHSQADRESHNDSGYSTKVYGSSQGPSPSLSGPPDDKDRATLGASSLV, encoded by the exons AATGGGTGCAGCGCTCTTCAACGGGCAGCAGCCGATGGGCACGTGGAGGTGGTGCGAGTGTTGTTACAACATGGTGCGGACCCGCTGCAGAGAGATATTGTG catGGCAACACCGCCATCCATGAAGCTGCCTGGAAAGGTTACTCCCGTACTGTCGGCCTTCTCTCCCGGAGTGTGGGCAGTGTGGTGTGTCGCAACGCTGCCGGGTTCACACCCCTGCACCTCGCCGCACAGAACGGCCACAACCAGTCGGCCAGGGAACTGCTGCTGGCCGGCGCTAACCCGGATATACAAAACAAT taCGGGGACACGTCCCTCCATACGGCTGCACGGTACGGTCACGCGGGCGTTACTCGTATCCTTATCTCGGCTCAGTGTCAAGTCTCGGAACAGAACAAGAACGGAGACACGGCGCTACACATAGCAGCCGCAATGGGGAGACGAAAACTCACACGAATACTGCTTGAAGCGGGATGcgataaaagtataaaaaaccATCAGGGAGAAACCGCGAGAGATATCGCAATGAGAAAAGGCCTAGATGAGATTATACACATCCTGAACACTCCTGTAgcgaaacaaaacaaaaagaaagaaaagcaTAGAGATAAAAGCAGAGAAAGAACTATCGACGAACCCGATGACGGCAAGAAGAGagataaaagtaaagataaaaagaaaaggaGCGTCCATTTTGAAACGCCACCACAAGTGCAGTGGTCGCCCTACGGTTGCCATTACTATCCGGACCCGAAATATTTTCCGAAGCCAAAGCTTAACTCATTACCCACCGAACCTTTGAAAAAGGGCGAACAGTATTATTTGGATTTGgctggaaatataaaaaagggcCCCATCGGAGCTGGCTACACATGCTACTGTGCACCATTCTTCAAACACATGGAAGATAAACTGAACGAAGACAAAAACGATTTGAAACGTCACATAGATAGAGCGCACGAAAAGTTAGATCAGAAAGTGACTGACTTAGAAATGAAAACACAAGGAAAGATATCGGAGCTGACGAGGTTTATGGCTGCGGAAAGAGCAATGTGTAAAGAGAGACACAAACACTTGGAGCTATGGCTGACTAGAGGGATGACGTACAGGGCGTCAGAGAGAGTTAAGAAGTTGGACTTCAGTCCAAAAGGATCGTTAGATATACCAACCATAAAAAGAACAAGGAGCTTAGAACTTTTAGATGCTAATAATGAAGATTGGAACAATGTTAACCGAATAATAAGAGATTTAAATGAGAACGCGGAACAGTGTGAAACTATTGCCAAAGAACTTGATTACAAAGCAACATCTAGAAGCACTGACGGTTTGGATACACAGACGCCTTCTAGTCCAAGACGGaagaatattcttaaaaattctaGAAGCAGCGATCAATTAGATGCTGGTCCAAGTAGAAGTTCGAGATCTTCACATTCGGcacacattaataataatgatccCCAAGATACTGCAGAAAATTATGGCAACTCAAATAGAGTGTCCATTTCTCAGTCTCCAGAAACCATATGCAACGAGAGGTTCATGACGACTTCTCAACAACTACTGACTAACTCTTTAGACGTAAATAAAGGACTGCCAGCGCATGGACCACAAACTCCCGAAGGGAATATAGATCACTTTGAACTCCAAAATGAATCAAGATGGAAAAGCCAAGTGTTGCAAAAAACTGCAGACGACGTCCGGAAAAGAGTAATGTTTGAAAAGGAAACTTCAAACGTGcaacgaaataaaaacttagatATATCACAAGAcggatacattaaaattacaaatcccGAATATAGAGAAGATAAAATTGATAGAGAACCGCGCAAGTCAGTTTTGGAGCTCGTAGCAGAGGTCGAACATCAACAGAAGTGTACATCTCCAGAGAGACCACCGCTACCAAAGAAAAAGATAGAAAAAGAGGTACCGGTGTCCTCTACACAACCTAGTCAAGTCGTGCTAAAAATGCCACAACAACCGCTAAGACCCGCCCCAGCATTGAAAGAAAAGCCACCGAAATCAAAACGATTTAGTTTACACAACCTCATACCTTTTCCAACTAGAAAGACTTTTCAAACTCCTCCAAAACAAAACGAAAATAATTCAGAAAGTAGTGATGAAGAGGACGCTCCAATAAGAAGCATCAATCAACCAGGGCCCATGAAGAACACAAATCTTCTTCAAACACTACCACTACCGAACTACGAAATGGTGTCGACATCACAGCCACCGGCGCTGCCAACTCAAACACACAACTATCCTCACGACATCCGAATGATACCAAAAGATGCATACTTCCACGACATATCCAACAGGAAGAACGATCCCTATAAAACGATCGACAATGGACTTCCGTACTTACCGGGTCAGTACGATTACGAGCCCGGTCCCGTCCAAAATCAAATTCGAGGTCGGAACAGGAATCCCATCTACCAGACGGGAGTGTTTAGCGCCATGATGCAGGATCACATCATAAGAGAGATTGAAAGAATCCCTCACAAATACGGCGACCGGCTCGATCAAGACACGGAAATAGAAATAGCGAACAGAGGACACTATCGCGGCTACGACAACGACCCGAGTATGTACTACACGGAACATAGTCTACACGGACTGCAGTCGCTCGCTATCAACACCAACATTACGGAGACGCACAGTCAGGCGGACAGAGAAAGCCATAACGATTCAGGATACAGCACCAAAGTGTACGGCAGTTCACAGGGCCCTTCGCCAAGTCTATCGGGGCCCCCTGACGACAAAGATAGGGCGACGTTAGGGGCCTCTAGCTTGGTTTGA